In Calonectris borealis chromosome 8, bCalBor7.hap1.2, whole genome shotgun sequence, the genomic stretch TTACCCTGAATTGCACAAACATTgacaaaaaaagaagtaatttttctacACATTTTCAGACACCAGGAGGGCTTAGAAGCTAGACATAATTCACACAGTAAGACTGCCAATATTCCAAAATCACTCTTTGTGTTGAATATTCAGTTCTCACCAATTATTTTCTCCACAACATACAGTTTAGATCAGTAGCTTGTTTTAATGGAAGCCTTAAAAGCCATCCCCAAGACCACTCAGACATCAGAAGGGGAAGCATTTAAAAACCATACTTCCTTACATGGCAAATAGCCTGCAGGTTAAGACATCCTCGATATTTTAGTGATTTATGTGTAGCACTATCACATACTGCAACGCACTTCTTGCCATACTTCTCTAACCTTCAAATATTAGAAGGGAATGAAAAGATGCCAATACATTCTGCTGCACACCAACAAGTGCAGCTAGCTCAGAGGTTTGAAATGAGACAGTAAAAAACAGAAGTCATCTCAACCTGGGCCTCGGAAGGCTAATTTGGGTGTCAGGCAGGTCCACACCCAGCCTCTCCGGGATAGTGCAGCAGCACCTGGTGttcttctgcagaaaggaaagctgCCAAGCGGGTTTCAGTGCAGAGTGTTCACCATGGCATTTCCACTGGCAGGTGCGCAGGACAGCTCAGGCCTGGGCTGCTGCCATTGTGAGGAATGCCACGCTGCAGCCGCTGGAGCGGGCACATCCGCCCAGGAAGCCCACCACAGTCAGGAGGGGAAGACACATTGGCAGCCCTATTTCAAATTCCAAgccatttctgcagtgttttctaGTGCTAATGCTACTGAATAGCCAGTCACACCTCACATATGtcttgaaaggaaaacaaataaagcttttcctttcccttctgggCCTCTTATGTACAGGCCTAGGCATAGGAAGAATCATTTGCTCAAGGAACACCTCAGAAAAGCTAAGAGTGGTTAGGGATCAGTTTGGATGTGGATGCACAATTCCTGAACCTCTTATTAACTTACCAATGACACTACATGATTTATATCCTCTTCATGCCTCAGTCTAACTAAAGAGGCAGTAGCAAGTTGTATGGCAATATTTTTCATATGATCTACAGGCACTATCTTTGCATGcattctgaaaaatattaaacacCTAGAAAAAGATAAGATACAGAGGAAACGTGAAAGATTTTTCTGGACTGTAGAATTTAGCAAGTTTCAGACTAAAATTTTTAAGACAAGGGACAAAAGTAGTCAGCAACCTACAAATTCATCACCACTAATTTAAGAACTCAGAATACATTATGGAAACACACTATTTCAACAGATTATGAAAATACATTGGTGGAATACACTAAGAACTAAAGGAAAAAGATTGAAGAAATTATTGAGATACTTGCTTAGCATTCTGTTTCCCTTGGCCAACACACAACAAACTTCAAAAtgatagtaaaaatatttttataaaggaGAGAAGTATGCTGTCCTGAACAGCCTGCCTGTCCATGTGTTTTTGCTGCCTCAGTGTTATTTTAACACAAGCTGCACGTAGTTGCCAGCAGTTAGAAATACATACATTGCAGATCTGAGCTGTTTCAAAAGCCAAAAATCATACATGCTGCCTGTGTAATAAGTCCAATACATCAAAAAAGCATCTTATCAGGACCAGTCTTTGATAAGACTGCAGAATTCAGTTTCCCAACAGGCTAActtgaaagcagtattttaaataccTGTGCTACATTTTGTAgcagtttaaattttctttttagaggGCATGGGAGGGACTATCTAACTCAGACATCTTCAAGAGCACACCTTACGACTTGATCACTGTGAGAGAGATCATTCACAGCCCAGCCTTTCCAATTGCAGAGAATTTCCAGTTAAAAACACCCTTGCCTCGAGTAGAATTGAATGTCAGATTGTTCATTTAGTCAGGAATCACACACTGAGCACCTACCTCTTCCGTTACTTAGAAGGAAACTTCTAAATCTTATGTTACAAGAACTGTATTTGCAGGAAATCAGAGGCAAGAAAAGCCTCCCTAATTTGTTTACAATTATCTTTAACATTTGGAGAATTGGTGTGAAAAACTCATAAGGAGTTGTCAAAGCAGGCTACTGATCATGCTTTTAGTAGAATAGCCATGCTACACATGCAGAGTACATTAAGTCAATTACCTTGAAAAGATTTTATATTGATCCTTCAACTAACAAGTAAGATTAACATCAAAGCAAGGTAAACATTAAGAACACAAGCCAATGTTTGTCCTTATTATTAAGAGTTCTGTCATGCAGCATACACAGAAGCAAATCATGGTGTAATAGTATTCAATGaacaagcaaaaatattaaacatttgtGATGGTCCATTAAGCTATAAGACAGCTAGAGTTTTAAACAGGATGACAATCAACTAGTCTCAAACTCAGTTTTCAAGTATCAATGTAATAGCAAAGCATAGGCTAGTCTCAAACTTATTTTTAGATAAATTACCTTCATTTTTTACATTGAGTATTATGCATATAGTGCAATAAAGAAGTGTCATCTGTCGATCAGGCCATGAAAAAACCATCAGCACACTCCAGCCAGATaaggaaacaaacatttattaGAAATAGTAGTTTTATAGAGCTAAAAAGGTAAACATATGTTTAAGAGACAAAGAATACACAATTGAACACAGTCATCATAAAGGCACATAATGAAAACTTAAATTTGAAAGACCCCATCTTTTCAACATTTGAAAACATCATTACCATAATTTTCAATACTCATAATGGCACTTGCACACTATAAACAAAATGGAGCGAGTCTAGAAGATAGACACTGCTAAAGTTATCTCcgcatcacacacacacacacacacagactacATTTGCTCATTGGTCACAGTCAGACAAAATGATTGGGAAATGATCTCACAAATCCCACAAAGGTACGAGAACGTTGGCAAAACCAAGAAACATTCAGATCAGAAAGGCATTGTACATATGGATGATTTGGATAGAatgactttttgttttttaaaaaaaagtgcaaagtCCAGGTTTTCCCTAAAGGGAAGGCCAAAAGACACAGCTAAAGCTGCCATTTTCAGAAATctgataaaataacattttatagtACAAATTTTATGGAGTTGTTATATATCAGTTTATGGAGAATAAACATCAGCCATGGAAGCACTGAACACAGATTTACATCTGACTGCTGTTTGAAAAATATGGCCCAAATAGTCTTCTGTATGTGGAACAAGGGAGGTTCAGGCAGTTATTCATGTTTGCTTGCTTATTTgtttgggttgttggtttttttttttttttttggaaaaaaaaaaaaaaaaggagaccctTAATGACCTTACAGGAACAAAGTTCTTCCTTCAGTAATCCAATTTCAGGAAGTGGTCTAAGAGCAGTTGCTTTTACAAGGTCAAGTTAAGTATAAAGATAATCCCAAATTTACAAAGATTAAGACACCACACattgcagaaagcagaaaaagagtaaCAAATGAGTTCGGCAATAATTGTTACTCTATTTCAGCGTTCGCGCCTGAAGGCAACTGAAATGCggcaccacccccacccccaaaaaaggaaGTCACTTTGGAAGTACTTGTACATGGAAATACCTACTTTCTACAGTGAGGAAGTGCTGCTTTGTTTGTTGAGAAGGAGCTGCTTCTCAAGCACTAACAAGTCCTGTGTGCATGCTTTGCTTGCTTCATTAACATCAATCTGATGGGCACCAGAGATCAGCAGTCCCGTTTGGTCACTTGGACAAAATGCTTCAGTATTTTACTATCTGAATCTCACACACACAGCCAGCATGCACAGAAGACCGTGAGGGAAAGAGGATTTATCTCGCGTGACAAACCTGTAAAACTATATAATAATGCAATCCTCTATTGGCTAAAAGCACATAGTGGACTGTAGCCCTCTGAGCAAGGGAAAGAATGGAGTCCAAAATGAGTGGCATTTCTCTCCCCAAGGCAGCTATGATGAGCCCCGCTATTGGCTGTATTACAATCGCTATCAGCTTAATACTGGATCCTCCAGTCCATTTTTAAACAGTAACTTGCACTTGTATGGAATGGATCTAGTAACCAAGCTTTTTCTGTTCATATATATTATGACCCTATAAAACGTGCAGCTGTAACCCAAAGCTTGTCATGGTTCATGGTGCTAGCATTTACAAGTGCAATGAAAAGCAGGTCCAGTGAAGCAAGTTATGAAAATCACTGATTGTATTACAAAAATACCGTGTAAATCCATTTGAGGTATTCTGATACCATGGAACAGCAGTTTCTCAGGCTCttattctttaaattaaaacaacaaaaaaaaaaggttagccTGAAGATAAAGGTGATGGGCTGCATTTTGATGTGTTACTTCATCCTTGTCTGTATCTaagatcctattttttttttatgaacttaACATTAAGTCTTCAAAAATAACAGTAGTTAGAAGTGCTTACTTCTAAGCATGCAAAATGTTGCCTGTGAATTGCTTGAGTACAGGCAGCGTGACAAAACAAAAAGTCACTGTCATATATTCAGTATTAAGGCAGTATAAACTTCTACCTGTGGTTTGATCCAAGCCAAATACACATTTAGAgaagacaaatacaaaaaaaaagccatgagtAAAATATGCATgattttctgaaaatacaaacatattgTTGATTTAAAGGtagtttcttgatttttttttttaaactcagtgaCATTTTAAAGTGCAATATAGGTATGTGTTTACAAACAGTGAACTTGAATTTAAGAAAGGTTCTTCCCACTTCAGGGCAAAAGTAGAAGTTGCAGCAACTCTCCACAAAGGTCTGTCTCTAATTGTGAGAGCAGATTACTTGAGAAATCATTTTTGTTCTGGTGTTTCCAACAACATTAGAAGCGTCTcagctttttccttcatttcatgcTATTCCcaaattctgcttcattttttcatataCAACATAGCTGATACTGACAGCTGGAAGCACTTTCATAAAATTAGGAGCTATGCCCCTATAAAGTCCTTGGATTCCCTCTACAGCAATAATTCTTTGAAAGAGACCAACCATGTTTAGCTGTGGAGCTCCTTCCACTGAGGCTAGAACAAAGAGATAATGGGTTATACAACAGTTCTAGTAATATTAAAATTCTTAAGCAAGTATTAAACACCTGGGTGATGAGCCTACTATCACCTCTAGGGCCATTGATTAAAACTTGAGTCCTCACAAAGAGGAGATCTCTCTAATCCCAGACATTGGAGAGAGATCCATGCATCTAAATCCCACTGAAAAGCATTATCCACCTACATTCCTTTGGAAATCTAGGCTCCTATCCTTAGTCTGTGCACAAACCTATCAAGCAAAAATCTCagctatgaaactgtctttatgaAATGTCCTCCAGACCAAACATTGCTGTCTACCTCCACAGGATGATGCAAGtccttttcattttacttctaAAATTTAGGAAACattctaacttttaaaaaaggGCTCCCAGACTATGACAGGAGCTCTGTGTCTGGTAGCCTTGCATGGAACGTGGCTCTCAGAGCACTACTGTCTGAAATGTTACACTTGAATTAAGTATGATGAAGAACAATGTTGGGGGCAACAGGGAGAAAGGACCCATGTTAAGAAGAATGTTCCAGATAAGTCCTTGGTTTtccaagttgggttttttttattcccacATCTCTGCTACAGCTATCCCAAACAATACGATTTTGTTATGAccacacagaaacattttcagtacAATAAGACTCACCTTGAGCCTGCATGCGTGTTCTGATAAGAGCAAGAGGGTAACTGGCTAACTGCCCACATGTGCTGGAAACAGTACCACAACCCAACAATACAAAGACACCTGGGTTAGCGGAGCTTGATGCATAGTGTTCTAGCCATGTACTCTTTAAGAGCTGCcaagatacaaaattaaataataagACAAGAGATCCGCATTCAAGAAAGTAAACAAATACATCTTTATTCCAAGGAAATCTTATGGGCTCAATCTTGGAAAGCACCAACCTCGCTACACCAGTCCTACATGTTTATTTTTGAAGTGCACAGGTAAACACCTTAGCACACAGGTAAGGACTTTAACCAGACTACAGTAGTTAGTGCCTAGAAGAGAAACCCTTAAAAgatccagcagcagcaacagtgCCTGCGTTCTAGACCTGTTAATactttggggggaggaggaggggaacacAACTCAGCACCCCACAGGGTGCAAACAAAAGCTGTGCACGTCACCCCATACAGAAGCAAGGATGCAAACTGTAGAAAAGAACTTCCATACTGCTTTGAAAACGTTTGCTCAAGCAATTCTGCTGATTACTACTGCAGTGTCACAAAAAGATTTGTCTagactagggaaaaaaaactaGTCTCTACATCTAAGTTACGGACTTTGAAGCAACACCTAGCATCTAAGgtagataaaacattttaattgttgCTGATGGGTGTAAGAGGTGCCAGTTCCTCCTGAAAGGAAAGACAGTGGTGTTTCAAACTCCTCACAACAGCTATATGTCAGCCACAAAGAATTCTGGTGACATGCACAGGTACACAAGGAATTCAGGTTACTATAATCCAATTATAAATCagagaaaatggcaaaaatatgtaTTAAGTATCATAAATGCAGGATAGGTAACATAATATGGATATCATATCAGGTTTTTAAGGCCCATATTTGCTATAGAATAGGTATGTTCCAGTCCAACAGGGTTATTTAAGTATGCAAGCATGTTGTATTGCCAAGGTCTATATAATCCTGCCTTATGAGTAGATTCCTTGTTTGGTACTGTTGCATGGAAGGGCCCATCGGCACAGGCACTCCTTCAGGAGAAGcgaacaaagaaaaatgttaaagtcTAGTAAGATTAGTAGAAATTCGCATTTATCTATTTTAAATTGAAGACAATTGTAATACTACAAGCATATTACAGATCTAACTAATGATACAGGTATTTGAAAGAATATTTACCCCTTTTTGTAAATTAACTAATGAAAGCTACACGCATTCAGTGATCTAAACTCACCTCATAAACAGCAAGGTCAATGCCAGCATAAGGAATGATACCAAGAATATTAGGAATATAGCCTTTGTAGAAGGCCTTTACACCTTCTCTTTTTAAGATCTTCTTAGCACAGTCAAACATCCCAGAATATTGCCCTGTTTTACCGACAGCCAACCTGGTCTTTAAAACctaaagtggaaaaaatagtaGCCTTGATTACATACCTATTTATTAATGTATTCtataaacacaggaaaacacaGTATCTCTCTGCTTATTCAATTGTCTGGAACTGCTTTGCATTTTGGTACTTCAAATCTCCTTTGTGATGACTATCGTTAAGGCTTTGTTAGCAGTAGGCTTCTCCAGGTTTTATCATTAGTGCGGAGTAGCATGCATACTACCATACACCGGCTTACAAATTATTACcctttttaaattgcattttagctttcttttctgGATTAGAACAGGCAGATTTTTTTATCAACTTGAAGGCAACGGTGTGGGCAATATTTAATAGCAGCATTAGCTAAAGGACAAGTGAGAGCATTAACATACTAGCAGATCACACTTCTGATCTGGGAACAGCAAAGCAtattaagaaaataatctttcaaaaaGCACAAGCCTTTGAGAGGTAGTTAAGGGATATAAAGATTGCATCTCACTTCTGAAACCCAGCATCTGATTAATAATGCAAATAAGTCTATACAGCATCTTAGGACAAAGAAATTAATAACAGTATCCAAAAGAAATCACAGAGGGAATTTCCTGAGCAAGAATTTGGCCTGCTTTAAAGCCTCATAAGACTGCAGCTTCCTCAGGAGTTTCCTGAcactttgctttcctcttttaCTTAGAAACACCCTAAAAGACACTTATAGGACAGTATTATATCTTTGTTAGGAAGATCAGAGCATTTTAGAATAGTTTGCCTGTCTCCATTGATCAGTATAATCCAGATGATCTACATAACATTTCAGTTATTCTATAACTTAACCCATCTCTGTACTTGGGCTAGCTGTGATTCAGCAGCTCTAACAACAAGGATGCTATTTAAAAAGAGATCATTATCACTGTCAGCAATGAAAACAGCTGAGTTCTATTCCTACTGACACCCCTCCCTATGAAAAAGGTATTTAGGTTACATTTTCCATTACTTCCAAATCTTGATGTTGGTATTGGTTTAATCCCAGATCCAACATATATTCCAGTTATTTGCACAACAAGATAAACTTTCTGGGGAAACAGCAGTAAAGGAAGTACATcccacttctatttaaaaaaaaaaacagaatgtgaAATGCTACCCCAGAACAGTTAATATATTAACACTAGTTAAATTGCAACATATGTAGTACCACATACAAGTGTGTCCTACAGAGGAAAGAGCAGTTAATCCACCCAGCCTCAACTGTAGCTGTTATATTCTCCCTCCACACTGATCTCCTAATCAGACCCAGCTCCCAATCATAATGTAATAGAACTTCATTAGTTCTGCTACAGACAAGACCATTCCTTGCTTACATACAGCAGGAAAAAGATTTATGCTCAATTTAGAAAATAGCTTGAATatgtacttaattttaaatgcgttcttggatttttttttcctgaactaggTTTTATTTAAACATTGCTTTAGACAATATTATACAGCcaaatatatagaaaaatgaTACGTATCAATTAGAACATAGTATATTCTAAAATGCCAGTACTGAAATTCTGAAAGGAAGtccaaagtaaaaataaattaggatATAGGAATATAGAGGAAATCCTACAATACTTTCAAGAGCAAAATGGGTCTTGCTTTGGAAATGAACCAGACATTTGGCAGAGTCTCCAATGGAAGCAGATTCTCTGTTACTTACCTCCATGGGATAAATAGAAGTTTGTGCTGTTGCTCCAGCCAAAGAACCAGATACAAATCTTTCCACGGTGCCTAATTTTCCATCATCCTTAGTGAGTATCTTCTTATACTGTATAGttaaaacacataaaataaaCATTCCATGCTTCTTAGGAACGGCAAGATTTACTATGAGAGGCAGGAGTACAGTACAAAATGTCTTTTCAAGCTGGACCTACTTTTTCATGTATTTACAGTTACATTTACTAACCCAACAAATTTAGCACTATACTCACTGCAACTCTGTGGACAAAGATTCTCaagaatataataaatattcCAGGCTGCAAGAATCCTTTACATTAAACACCTCAGCCACCCACAGTACTGTCAGGTATTCTACAAACAGCCAACACAAGGGTACGCACACTATGGCCCCCAGGTAACAAAGAGGAACCCGACTCCCTTGCAGATCCAGTTCTCCAATCAAAGAATGAAAGATCAGCTAGCACGTTCACAGAGACACTTAGAGAGCTGTACATACTGTTTCATTCAAGACAGAGACCCATCACGCAAGAATGCGCCATCAGCTTCCGAAAGGCAGCACAAGAGCAAGGAATAGTGTGCTCAAAGTAACTCTATGGCATCAAAATCTGCCGTTCAGTCTTGCGATATCCCAAAGTTTACTTGACTCTTTGTCACTTTTATTTCATAGTTGTACAGAGATGTGCAATATGTTCATTTATTCTTACTTGAGGCACTAGCAAGCcccacagaggaaaaataaagaccGTTTAACTACATCAGAACTGGAGCTCATTTTCCAAAGGAGGATTAGGCCTTAACATGATGCTTAAAGCTGATTCGGAGATAAATATAACTCTGAAATCCAGGCTGAGGGCATCTTACATAGCACCATGATACTTGACTTAAAAAGAATCCTGTGTAAGTTCAGCTAGCATAAAGTGCTAAGTTTTCAGTTGTTGTCACTTCGAAGCAACAAACTAGGTATTATGCAGTACTCCATATAAAGCTATGCAGACTGGAGGACAGTTTAAAGATGTATGACAGATTTAGTTTATTTACACTGCTTATAATACAATAGCAAAATCTGCCTAATACCAGGTATTGTATTAACAGAATAAACAGACTATTTTACATCTGAAAGTCACTCTAACTTACTGTGACAAAATCCCCAACCATGATAAAAACTTCTATATAATACAATAGTGCAAATAACGAACAGTGAGAGtgataaagtattttatttaccATTATTTTAATT encodes the following:
- the SLC25A24 gene encoding mitochondrial adenyl nucleotide antiporter SLC25A24 isoform X2, with protein sequence MRYLKDHEKKMKLAFKSLDKNNDGKIEASEVVQSLKILGISISEKQAEKILQSIDADGTMTVDWNEWRDHFMFNPATDIEEIIRYWKHSTVLDIGDSLTVPDEFTEEEKKTGQWWKQLLAGGVAGAVSRTGTAPLDRLKVMMQVHGSKSNKMNIASGFKQMLKEGGVRSLWRGNGVNVMKIAPETAIKFWAYEQYKKILTKDDGKLGTVERFVSGSLAGATAQTSIYPMEVLKTRLAVGKTGQYSGMFDCAKKILKREGVKAFYKGYIPNILGIIPYAGIDLAVYELLKSTWLEHYASSSANPGVFVLLGCGTVSSTCGQLASYPLALIRTRMQAQASVEGAPQLNMVGLFQRIIAVEGIQGLYRGIAPNFMKVLPAVSISYVVYEKMKQNLGIA